In the Paenibacillus sp. FSL H7-0357 genome, one interval contains:
- a CDS encoding hydantoinase B/oxoprolinase family protein, whose product MITDKVFLEIFNNRIQAAVEEMANVVLRTGFTAFVKETGDFGTYLLSPEGETFGSPLNTGYNLSLGIPAATAIKAIHQWQEGDIVICNDPYTTGGMVTHLPDIHLIKPYFHDGRIIAFGLCFVHSSDVGGKVPGSVSPSAYDIHMEGIRIAPVKLYEAGCMNEQVLRLLLDNSRIPEQNLGDLKALMAALNRGEQRLKELIGRYGAEQVEQGIENLLEYAELKARAIIQDIPDGSYDFWDYLEKGPGGYPIRLRCRMTITGTDIYLDFSGTDPQVRASFNIPTHNQQGHYMLVPALIRYFRTLDPAIPWNSGMVRMVRNYAPPASVLNPEPMAAVGARAATFIRVMDVITGALSQAQSSKVPAAGAGQACIVMMAMTDASDGKSKVGVIQPICGGSGARPMKDGIDGMDFAVGHLRNIPAETVEAEMPVLIERYGLRADSAGAGKFRGGSGIDLRVRILSPDTVMTARNMERMEFQPWGRLGGGVGNHGEAIFNEGRPDERNLGRIDELLLQPGDTVTFLSQGGGGYGNPYERDPAFVRNDVQKGLLSEDQAREQYGVVLNSNGKTFDEASTKLLRNGRSKNREAFSFGGARTAFETVWTDKMQLAVNAALSSYPLALRDYLKRQTMAEAESRVAAGHPVSASAIPEIMEELRRGIGLR is encoded by the coding sequence ATGATTACGGATAAAGTCTTCCTCGAAATCTTCAACAACCGGATTCAGGCAGCAGTAGAGGAAATGGCCAACGTCGTCCTGCGCACCGGCTTTACCGCCTTTGTCAAAGAAACGGGTGATTTCGGCACCTACCTGTTATCGCCGGAAGGCGAGACGTTCGGCTCTCCGCTGAATACGGGATACAACCTCTCCCTGGGAATTCCTGCGGCTACCGCCATCAAGGCAATACACCAGTGGCAGGAAGGTGACATAGTCATCTGCAACGACCCCTATACCACTGGGGGGATGGTGACCCATCTGCCGGATATTCACCTGATTAAGCCTTATTTCCATGACGGCAGGATCATTGCTTTTGGACTTTGCTTCGTACATTCTTCGGATGTCGGCGGAAAGGTTCCGGGCAGCGTATCGCCAAGCGCTTATGACATACATATGGAGGGCATCCGGATTGCGCCGGTCAAGCTGTATGAGGCTGGCTGTATGAATGAGCAGGTGCTCCGGCTGCTGCTGGACAACAGCCGGATCCCCGAGCAGAATCTTGGCGATCTCAAGGCGCTTATGGCTGCGCTGAACAGAGGGGAGCAGCGGCTGAAGGAACTCATCGGCAGATATGGGGCGGAGCAGGTGGAGCAAGGCATTGAGAATCTTCTGGAGTATGCGGAGCTTAAAGCCCGGGCGATCATTCAGGATATCCCCGACGGCTCCTATGACTTCTGGGACTATCTGGAGAAGGGGCCCGGCGGCTATCCGATCCGGCTGCGCTGCCGCATGACAATTACCGGCACGGATATCTATCTGGACTTTAGCGGAACCGACCCGCAGGTTAGAGCTTCGTTTAATATTCCGACGCATAACCAGCAAGGGCACTATATGCTTGTGCCGGCGTTGATCCGCTACTTCCGGACACTGGATCCGGCGATTCCATGGAATTCCGGGATGGTGCGGATGGTGCGCAACTACGCGCCTCCGGCATCGGTGCTCAATCCGGAACCGATGGCGGCGGTAGGTGCGCGAGCGGCGACCTTTATCCGGGTGATGGATGTCATTACAGGGGCGCTGAGCCAGGCGCAGAGCAGCAAGGTGCCGGCTGCTGGAGCAGGTCAAGCCTGCATTGTGATGATGGCAATGACCGATGCTTCCGATGGCAAGAGCAAAGTTGGTGTAATTCAGCCGATCTGTGGCGGATCAGGGGCAAGACCGATGAAGGACGGGATTGACGGGATGGATTTCGCCGTAGGCCATTTGCGGAATATTCCGGCTGAAACGGTTGAGGCGGAGATGCCTGTACTGATTGAACGTTACGGTTTAAGAGCGGATTCAGCCGGAGCCGGCAAATTCAGAGGCGGCAGTGGCATTGACCTGCGCGTCAGGATTCTCAGTCCGGATACCGTGATGACCGCAAGAAATATGGAACGGATGGAATTCCAGCCCTGGGGCCGCTTGGGAGGTGGTGTAGGTAATCATGGAGAAGCGATATTTAATGAAGGCCGGCCAGATGAACGCAACCTTGGCCGGATTGATGAGCTTTTGCTACAACCGGGAGATACCGTGACTTTTCTGTCCCAGGGCGGCGGCGGATATGGAAATCCTTATGAACGGGACCCTGCATTCGTACGGAATGATGTGCAGAAAGGACTTTTGTCGGAAGATCAGGCGCGTGAACAATACGGCGTAGTGCTAAATTCAAATGGCAAAACCTTTGATGAAGCATCCACTAAGCTGCTGCGTAATGGACGCAGTAAGAATCGGGAAGCTTTCAGCTTCGGGGGAGCCAGGACTGCGTTTGAAACGGTCTGGACAGATAAAATGCAGCTCGCCGTGAACGCTGCTCTGAGCAGCTATCCGCTGGCACTTCGGGATTATTTGAAGAGACAGACGATGGCAGAAGCTGAGTCCAGAGTTGCTGCGGGGCATCCAGTTTCGGCTTCAGCAATACCAGAGATCATGGAAGAATTGCGCAGGGGAATAGGGCTGCGCTGA
- a CDS encoding hydantoinase/oxoprolinase family protein, with translation MEIHYRLGIDIGGTFTDAIVTDGQGQIVAALKIPSIADAPEQAIFQALDQLQSKGVDTRKIELFVHGTTLGVNTLIERSGAVTGLLVTKGFRDVLEIRRLRLENTTNLYGDKALPLVPRQLVKEIDERQLADSRVLTPLDPHQLLQAVDELVQEGVTALAISFLHSYANAGHEQLAEQLIRECYPQLLICRSSAIWPQQREFERTLATVMNAYVGERMGSYFKRLQEGIGPYGVSATLLSTMSNGGMMTAARAAAEPVRTLLSGPASGVIGATFIAEQAGINQVVTFDMGGTSVDVALIDKEPTYSTENQVGDFPVIIPAVDVTAIGAGGGSIAWVDSVGVLKVGPRSAGAKPGPACYNRGGKQATTTDAYLHLGILQADRFLGGQMQLFPELAEQALTILGDQLGLTAKQTAQAILDVATANMYAQFSPLMARKGVDPRDFTLLAYGGAGPMHAFLMTREVGIRRVLIPPSPGTLCALGCTVANLRNDFVFTLHKRSRGLDAGELQTHFYSLEQQGRRWIEDEAKGGVTLGGTYVIYSADMRYEGQAFDLEVTLSDSDISDPEEAEIKFHRKYESVFGISQPEAEVMFVNLRASIVGLLPSKIRAASPQVAGSGKPVESRGITFDGLDYQAKVLNREHLNTDTRISGPAILEEYDTTVFVPPGYTIHRDANGNIIGEADL, from the coding sequence GTGGAGATCCATTACCGCTTAGGCATAGATATTGGCGGAACCTTTACGGATGCCATTGTTACAGACGGGCAGGGCCAGATTGTCGCGGCGCTCAAAATACCCTCGATAGCTGATGCTCCCGAACAGGCGATATTCCAGGCATTAGACCAGCTGCAGTCGAAGGGAGTGGACACACGCAAAATTGAACTCTTCGTGCATGGCACTACGCTTGGCGTAAACACGCTGATCGAACGCAGTGGTGCAGTTACCGGGCTGCTCGTGACCAAGGGTTTCCGGGATGTACTCGAAATACGCCGCTTACGGCTTGAGAATACAACTAACCTCTATGGGGATAAAGCGCTGCCGCTTGTCCCGCGCCAGCTTGTAAAAGAAATCGATGAACGTCAGCTCGCAGACAGCAGAGTGCTCACCCCGCTGGACCCGCACCAACTGCTCCAGGCAGTGGATGAATTGGTGCAGGAGGGGGTTACGGCACTAGCCATCAGCTTCCTGCATTCTTATGCCAATGCCGGGCATGAGCAATTGGCCGAACAGCTGATCCGTGAGTGTTATCCGCAACTGCTCATCTGTAGAAGCAGTGCAATCTGGCCGCAGCAGCGAGAGTTCGAGCGGACGCTGGCCACGGTGATGAATGCTTATGTAGGCGAACGGATGGGGTCTTATTTCAAGCGTCTGCAAGAAGGAATCGGACCCTATGGCGTATCGGCGACGCTGCTGTCCACCATGTCAAACGGTGGTATGATGACCGCTGCCCGCGCTGCGGCCGAGCCAGTAAGGACGCTCCTGTCCGGTCCTGCCTCGGGTGTGATTGGCGCAACCTTTATCGCGGAGCAGGCAGGTATTAACCAGGTCGTTACCTTCGACATGGGCGGGACAAGCGTAGATGTCGCCTTAATTGACAAGGAGCCTACCTACTCCACAGAGAATCAGGTGGGCGATTTCCCGGTTATCATTCCTGCGGTAGATGTGACCGCCATCGGAGCGGGCGGAGGCTCGATCGCCTGGGTTGATTCGGTCGGGGTATTGAAGGTAGGGCCGCGCAGTGCAGGCGCCAAGCCGGGCCCGGCGTGCTACAACCGCGGCGGCAAGCAGGCGACAACCACTGATGCCTATTTGCATTTGGGCATTCTGCAGGCAGACCGTTTTCTCGGCGGCCAGATGCAGCTGTTCCCTGAACTGGCTGAACAGGCGCTTACGATTTTGGGTGACCAGCTCGGGCTGACTGCCAAGCAGACGGCGCAGGCCATTCTGGATGTGGCCACCGCGAATATGTATGCCCAATTCTCACCGCTGATGGCGCGAAAAGGAGTCGATCCCCGTGACTTCACTCTGCTTGCCTATGGGGGCGCGGGCCCGATGCATGCTTTTCTGATGACGCGTGAAGTTGGCATCCGCCGGGTGTTGATTCCACCTTCTCCTGGAACGCTTTGTGCTCTGGGCTGTACGGTTGCCAATTTGCGCAACGACTTTGTCTTCACACTTCACAAGCGCAGCCGTGGACTGGATGCCGGAGAACTTCAGACACATTTTTATTCGCTTGAGCAGCAAGGACGCCGCTGGATCGAGGATGAGGCCAAGGGGGGAGTAACTCTGGGCGGTACATACGTCATTTACAGCGCGGATATGCGATATGAAGGACAGGCATTTGATCTGGAGGTTACTCTCTCAGATTCTGATATTTCTGATCCTGAAGAAGCGGAGATTAAATTCCACCGCAAATATGAATCCGTCTTCGGAATCAGCCAGCCGGAGGCGGAAGTCATGTTCGTCAATCTGCGGGCAAGTATCGTCGGGCTTCTGCCAAGTAAGATTAGGGCAGCTTCTCCGCAGGTAGCAGGCAGTGGAAAACCTGTGGAGTCCCGGGGAATCACGTTTGACGGATTGGATTACCAGGCTAAGGTGCTTAATCGGGAGCATCTGAACACAGATACAAGAATCTCCGGTCCGGCTATCCTTGAGGAATATGATACGACGGTGTTTGTACCTCCCGGCTACACAATACACAGAGATGCTAACGGAAATATTATCGGGGAGGCAGATCTATGA